The following are encoded together in the Vibrio sp. FE10 genome:
- the traV gene encoding type IV conjugative transfer system lipoprotein TraV, which produces MRICWVLLPLLLGGCAAGLGEDFSCTQVGGVPGCTTMDEIRRQPFVAEAKTPTQAPNNVFLTLPRRDRQGVPARTDDVVKKVTVFPFVDVLGHYVDTTDIYVILDESRWTGRPPKAIWKD; this is translated from the coding sequence ATGCGCATATGTTGGGTGTTATTGCCCTTACTTTTAGGCGGCTGCGCTGCCGGTCTTGGTGAAGATTTTAGTTGTACCCAAGTGGGCGGAGTGCCTGGATGTACCACTATGGATGAGATACGTCGTCAGCCTTTTGTGGCAGAGGCGAAAACGCCCACTCAGGCCCCGAACAATGTGTTTTTGACGTTGCCAAGACGAGATAGACAAGGAGTGCCGGCACGCACAGACGATGTAGTAAAAAAAGTCACGGTTTTTCCGTTTGTTGATGTTCTAGGTCACTACGTTGATACCACAGATATTTACGTGATATTGGATGAAAGTCGCTGGACAGGACGACCACCTAAGGCTATTTGGAAGGATTGA